In the Larus michahellis chromosome 6, bLarMic1.1, whole genome shotgun sequence genome, one interval contains:
- the SFT2D3 gene encoding vesicle transport protein SFT2C: MADLGRQLQEYLVQSKAAAASTAAPAPLPPPPSAGCSQEEAGSSLGAWLGPLNPFPAAAASEPGRGWPWLAEPDPWLPGLSRWQRLAGSGLCLLLAALCFGLAALYAPLLLLRARKFALLWSLGSLCGLAAAALLRGPARLLREPGGGSLLYVGALAGTLYAALGLRSTFLTVLGAAAQLGAAALALLAGLPGGAAGLHRLGGLGCAALRRRGKALPV, from the coding sequence ATGGCGGACCTGGGCCGGCAGTTGCAGGAGTACCTGGTACAGTCGAAGGCGGCCGCCGCCTCCACTGCGGCCCCCGCGCCGCTaccgccgccgccctccgccggctGCTCGCAGGAGGAGGCGGGCAGCAGCCTGGGGGCCTGGCTGGGCCCGCTGAACCCCTtcccggcggcggccgcctcggagccgggccggggctggcCGTGGTTGGCGGAGCCGGACCCCTGGCTACCGGGGCTGTCGCGGTGGCAGCGCTTGGCGGGCAGCGGGCTGTGCCTGCTTCTGGCCGCCCTCTGCTTCGGGCTGGCCGCCCTGTAcgcgccgctgctgctgctccgcgcCCGCAAGTTCGCCCTGCTCTGGTCCCTGGGCTCCCTCTGCGGCCTGGCTGCTGCCGCCCTGCTGCGGGGGCCCGCCCGTCTGCTgcgggagcccggcggcggctccCTGCTCTACGTCGGCGCCCTGGCCGGCACCCTGTACGCGGCGTTGGGGCTGCGCAGCACCTTCCTGACGGTGCTGGGCGCTGCCGCGCAGCTGGGCGCCGCCGCCCTCGCCCTCCTGGCCGGACTGCCCGGGGGAGCCGCCGGCCTGCACCGCCTGGGCGGCCTCGGCTGCGCCGCGCTGCGCCGCCGCGGGAAAGCCCTGCCGGTGTGA